One window from the genome of Balaenoptera musculus isolate JJ_BM4_2016_0621 chromosome 3, mBalMus1.pri.v3, whole genome shotgun sequence encodes:
- the CNOT6 gene encoding CCR4-NOT transcription complex subunit 6 isoform X4 yields the protein MPKEKYEPPDPRRMYTIMSSEEAANGKKSHWVELEISGNPLTQDILNLYLEPDGTRRLLNYLLDNLAGTAKRISTEQPPPRSWIMLQEPDRTRPTALFSVMCYNVLCDKYATRQLYGYCPSWALNWDYRKKAIIQEILSCNADVISLQEVETEQYYSFFLVELKERGYNGFFSPKSRARTMLEQERKHVDGCAIFFKTEKFTLVQKHTVEFNQLAMANSEGSEAMLNRVMTKDNIGVAVLLELRKELIEMSSGKPHLGTEKQLILVANAHMHWDPEYSDVKLVQTMMFLSEVKNIIDKASRSLQSSALGEFGTIPLVLCADLNSLPDSGVVEYLSTGGVETNHKDFKELRYNESLTKFSCNGKNGTTNGRITHGFKLKSAYESGLMPYTNYTFDFKGVIDYIFYSKPQLNTLGILGPLDHHWLAENHISGCPHPLIPSDHFSLFAQLELLLPFLPQVNGIHLPGRR from the exons gAAATCCACTTACCCAGGATATATTGAACCTCTATCTGGAACCAGATGGAACAAGAAGGCTACTGAACTATTTGCTTGATAATTTGGCAGGTACTGCAAAAAGAA TTTCAACAGAACAACCACCTCCAAGATCTTGGATTATGTTACAAGAACCAGACAGAACACGGCCAACTG CCTTGTTTTCTGTCATGTGCTATAATGTTCTTTGTGATAAATATGCGACCCGGCAGTTATATGGCTACTGTCCATCATGGGCACTAAATTGGGACTACAGGAAAAAGGCCATTATTCAAGAAATCTTGAGTTGCAATGCTGATGTCATAAGTCTTCAG GAGGTTGAAACAGAACAgtattacagtttttttctggTAGAACTGAAAGAACGTGGCTATAATGGATTCTTTAGTCCTAAATCTAGAGCTAGGACAATGTtggaacaagaaagaaaacatgttgATGGCTGTGCAATATTCTTTAAGACAGAAAA atttactTTGGTTCAGAAACACACTGTTGAATTTAATCAGCTAGCAATGGCAAATTCAGAAGGGTCTGAAGCTATGCTGAACAGAGTCATGACAAAAGATAACATTGGAGTTGCTGTACTGCTAGAACTTCGAAAGGAATTGATTGAAATGTCAT CTGGAAAGCCacatcttggaacagaaaaacaaCTTATTCTTGTGGCTAATGCTCATATGCACTGGGACCCTGAATACTCTGATGTGAAGTTGGTTCAAACAATGATGTTCCTCTCAGAAGTGAAGAACATCATTGATAAAGCCTCGAGAAGCCTCCAGTCCAGTGCATTGGGAGAATTTGGAACTATTCCACTGGTGTTGTGTGCAGATCTTAATTCTTTGCCGGACtctg gtGTTGTGGAATATTTGAGCACTGGTGGAGtagaaacaaatcataaagactTTAAGGAACTGAGATATAATGAAAGTCTTACAAAATTCAGCTGTAATGGGAAAAATGGGACAACCAATGGAAGGATCACTCATGGTTTCAAGTTGAAGAGTGCCTATGAGAGTGGCCTGATGCCTTACACAAATTACACGTTTGATTTTAAG GGTGTAATTGACTACATCTTCTATTCTAAACCTCAGCTGAACACTTTAGGCATCCTGGGACCTCTGGACCACCACTGGCTAGCTGAGAACCACATCAGCGGCTGCCCACACCCACTCATCCcctctgaccacttctcactTTTTGCACAACTGGAGCTCTTACTGCCTTTCCTGCCCCAAGTTAACGGCATTCACCTTCCTGGCAGGAGGTAG
- the CNOT6 gene encoding CCR4-NOT transcription complex subunit 6 isoform X5 has product MVSLRELHLNNNLLRVLPFELGKLFQLQTLGLKGNPLTQDILNLYLEPDGTRRLLNYLLDNLAGTAKRISTEQPPPRSWIMLQEPDRTRPTALFSVMCYNVLCDKYATRQLYGYCPSWALNWDYRKKAIIQEILSCNADVISLQEVETEQYYSFFLVELKERGYNGFFSPKSRARTMLEQERKHVDGCAIFFKTEKFTLVQKHTVEFNQLAMANSEGSEAMLNRVMTKDNIGVAVLLELRKELIEMSSGKPHLGTEKQLILVANAHMHWDPEYSDVKLVQTMMFLSEVKNIIDKASRSLQSSALGEFGTIPLVLCADLNSLPDSGVVEYLSTGGVETNHKDFKELRYNESLTKFSCNGKNGTTNGRITHGFKLKSAYESGLMPYTNYTFDFKGVIDYIFYSKPQLNTLGILGPLDHHWLAENHISGCPHPLIPSDHFSLFAQLELLLPFLPQVNGIHLPGRR; this is encoded by the exons gAAATCCACTTACCCAGGATATATTGAACCTCTATCTGGAACCAGATGGAACAAGAAGGCTACTGAACTATTTGCTTGATAATTTGGCAGGTACTGCAAAAAGAA TTTCAACAGAACAACCACCTCCAAGATCTTGGATTATGTTACAAGAACCAGACAGAACACGGCCAACTG CCTTGTTTTCTGTCATGTGCTATAATGTTCTTTGTGATAAATATGCGACCCGGCAGTTATATGGCTACTGTCCATCATGGGCACTAAATTGGGACTACAGGAAAAAGGCCATTATTCAAGAAATCTTGAGTTGCAATGCTGATGTCATAAGTCTTCAG GAGGTTGAAACAGAACAgtattacagtttttttctggTAGAACTGAAAGAACGTGGCTATAATGGATTCTTTAGTCCTAAATCTAGAGCTAGGACAATGTtggaacaagaaagaaaacatgttgATGGCTGTGCAATATTCTTTAAGACAGAAAA atttactTTGGTTCAGAAACACACTGTTGAATTTAATCAGCTAGCAATGGCAAATTCAGAAGGGTCTGAAGCTATGCTGAACAGAGTCATGACAAAAGATAACATTGGAGTTGCTGTACTGCTAGAACTTCGAAAGGAATTGATTGAAATGTCAT CTGGAAAGCCacatcttggaacagaaaaacaaCTTATTCTTGTGGCTAATGCTCATATGCACTGGGACCCTGAATACTCTGATGTGAAGTTGGTTCAAACAATGATGTTCCTCTCAGAAGTGAAGAACATCATTGATAAAGCCTCGAGAAGCCTCCAGTCCAGTGCATTGGGAGAATTTGGAACTATTCCACTGGTGTTGTGTGCAGATCTTAATTCTTTGCCGGACtctg gtGTTGTGGAATATTTGAGCACTGGTGGAGtagaaacaaatcataaagactTTAAGGAACTGAGATATAATGAAAGTCTTACAAAATTCAGCTGTAATGGGAAAAATGGGACAACCAATGGAAGGATCACTCATGGTTTCAAGTTGAAGAGTGCCTATGAGAGTGGCCTGATGCCTTACACAAATTACACGTTTGATTTTAAG GGTGTAATTGACTACATCTTCTATTCTAAACCTCAGCTGAACACTTTAGGCATCCTGGGACCTCTGGACCACCACTGGCTAGCTGAGAACCACATCAGCGGCTGCCCACACCCACTCATCCcctctgaccacttctcactTTTTGCACAACTGGAGCTCTTACTGCCTTTCCTGCCCCAAGTTAACGGCATTCACCTTCCTGGCAGGAGGTAG